One Candidatus Ornithobacterium hominis genomic region harbors:
- a CDS encoding RagB/SusD family nutrient uptake outer membrane protein yields the protein MKKQFIFLSILATITACNDYLDVQPKGVVIPKTIEDYDLLLNGHAYSIHSIDNAEILGFTGNDFEFSEELSLDTNNPDYQNFQLYSYGDLRFYNPSTTVPAWDEAYGNIYIYNKIINEVDAAQDAVGYKAQDKIRVKAEAQYFRALDYFYLVNTFAKHYSPKNADTPGVPLVREADITQKIGSRNTVGEVYEFILNNLEEAIPNLPNNKIGKARPDKAAGYALLARIYLYKSDFEKALNAANKALEIKGKLADYVEAENISTAYESQQYSSRFFSGSSGTYTNPSKDLKSIIDTVNDTRYSKFFTFYPGYGVYSAIVFYHNQLPSVGEMYVTRAEANAHLGKNEEAIKDLNQLGEKRIINYQPLMASDFSNQSELLKYILNERRKEIYFTLTHVFDVKRRNLIPGLEQSITHEYGGVKYTATPNSGKLVLPIPASVLKFHPDWQQN from the coding sequence ATGAAAAAACAATTTATATTTCTATCTATTTTAGCCACTATCACAGCTTGCAACGACTATTTGGACGTTCAGCCCAAAGGCGTTGTAATACCCAAGACTATAGAAGATTACGACTTATTACTCAATGGACACGCCTACAGCATTCATAGCATTGATAATGCAGAAATTTTAGGATTTACTGGTAATGATTTTGAGTTTTCTGAAGAATTAAGTTTAGATACTAATAATCCTGATTATCAGAACTTTCAATTATATTCTTACGGAGATTTAAGATTTTACAACCCCTCAACTACAGTCCCAGCATGGGATGAAGCTTATGGGAATATTTATATTTACAATAAAATCATCAATGAAGTTGATGCCGCTCAAGATGCCGTAGGATACAAAGCTCAAGATAAAATTAGAGTCAAAGCAGAGGCACAATATTTTAGAGCCTTAGATTACTTTTATCTAGTTAACACCTTTGCAAAACATTATAGCCCAAAAAATGCTGATACGCCAGGCGTTCCGTTGGTGAGAGAAGCTGATATTACACAAAAAATTGGCTCACGAAACACCGTAGGCGAAGTCTATGAATTTATTCTAAATAATCTAGAAGAAGCAATTCCCAATTTACCTAATAATAAAATCGGAAAAGCCAGACCAGACAAAGCAGCTGGCTATGCTCTCCTAGCACGAATCTATTTATACAAATCTGATTTTGAAAAAGCACTAAATGCAGCTAATAAAGCGCTGGAAATCAAAGGTAAATTAGCTGATTATGTGGAAGCAGAAAACATTAGCACAGCATATGAAAGCCAGCAATACAGCTCTCGATTCTTTAGCGGCTCATCAGGAACGTATACCAACCCGTCTAAAGATCTAAAATCCATTATAGATACGGTAAATGATACCAGGTACAGCAAATTTTTCACCTTTTACCCTGGCTATGGAGTCTATTCAGCCATTGTCTTTTATCACAATCAATTACCCTCGGTGGGCGAGATGTATGTCACAAGAGCAGAGGCCAATGCCCACTTAGGCAAGAACGAAGAGGCAATCAAAGATTTGAATCAATTGGGCGAAAAGCGAATCATTAATTATCAGCCGCTGATGGCTTCAGATTTTTCAAATCAAAGCGAATTGTTAAAATACATTTTAAACGAAAGAAGAAAAGAAATTTACTTTACGCTAACACATGTTTTTGATGTGAAGAGAAGAAATTTGATTCCAGGCTTAGAACAAAGCATCACACATGAATATGGTGGCGTGAAGTATACGGCAACGCCCAATAGCGGAAAGCTAGTTTTGCCAATTCCTGCATCGGTATTGAAGTTTCACCCCGATTGGCAACAGAATTAG
- a CDS encoding SusC/RagA family TonB-linked outer membrane protein encodes MKKNRLKLYSLSLILSSGFSWAALPVLSENQSFEIYQQGLVKDITGRVLDEDGNPIAGVEIQNKTSKITVVSDKQGYFLLAVGIDDKIQFSKAGYFTDFKVIDDFNSLEITLVRMSDGLIDDEVLLSDVVVTGYQKLNVNKAAGSFDKIDIENFERRGSSNIIDALEGLSPGLVLSTNPSAPTSSKELTIRGISTLSGSARPLIVVDGFQYEGDLSGINPYEVKSINLLKDAAASSIYGAKAANGVIVIETKKGRKSGTQIRYTSNLTFMEKVDIGYVMNRVNSSELVEIQSQIAKQEVASGSIINYRNAFETNKPNATYRVGANNNVYQLYSDLHYGYITATEFDSKLQALKNLDNTKDLKDVYLQNPLTNQQNISVLGGNEFITYRTSLNYTDEFLNIKNYKNNRILFDFVSDVNFTQKLNFNFQSNLSLNRYSSNPLNFANTNSFTDIFNISSYDRLLDEHRNPLSVTKPAYRNIDNGIFGGKDAYEIQRLINAGLLDETYYPALDFKRYAYHNDDWSVRVQGLLNYDLTRDVTLRLGGKIQKKALKTANLAHADSWYMRHLINNFTPLSYTGDKADLIIPIGGRLQETRGEETSYLLRGQLDFDKTWGNHYVNILVGSEIQTNQAESTSTDRLGYDANSNLFLPVNYYNFYNNQFEKIYMPGGNAYRNGLVFDNSFGSSENRFFSLYANAQYVYGNKYILTASTRIDQSNLFGTDPAYRYKPFWSVGAKWRAGEEAFLKENAVNLDLRVSYGFNGNIANNVGPFDIAHKAYVQRVGNLMGLSLTSHSTPNLRWEQTGTFNFGLDTDFWKNRLNLSLDYYRKHSKDILSNVQIDPTLGTGNAMRNDASIINNGYEIGLRTKNVLTNKFSWETQLNFRYNKGKVKEVYFNEAHAYRYAGSIMNLKGGAPNALYVTNFAGLNSEGIAQLRQASGKLVNIDTNTDVNVFNIEDLVEAGSSLPIHVAGLNNNLRWNNFVLSFLFIYQGGHKLLKDTYNGEILSRNVSLVHADVAKAWQKPGDELVTDIPARSSVVYSNLLAGSSKNVIDGDFIRLRDVVLSYTLPQNYSSSIGLQELTLNVRGSNLWLWAKNNEGIDPETQGLGVRTSPVQKSFTLGLNLIF; translated from the coding sequence ATGAAAAAGAATAGATTAAAATTGTATTCTCTTAGTTTGATTTTAAGTTCAGGTTTTTCATGGGCAGCCTTGCCTGTTTTGTCTGAAAATCAGTCTTTTGAAATTTACCAGCAAGGTTTGGTCAAAGATATAACTGGTCGTGTACTAGATGAAGATGGAAACCCCATTGCTGGCGTTGAAATTCAAAATAAGACTAGCAAAATCACGGTAGTATCTGATAAGCAAGGTTATTTTTTGCTAGCTGTGGGGATTGATGATAAAATTCAATTTTCTAAAGCAGGTTATTTCACTGATTTTAAGGTGATTGATGACTTTAATTCTTTAGAAATCACCTTGGTAAGAATGAGTGATGGGCTGATAGATGATGAGGTTTTGCTGAGTGATGTTGTGGTGACAGGATACCAAAAATTGAACGTGAATAAAGCTGCAGGTTCATTTGATAAAATTGATATAGAAAATTTTGAACGCCGCGGAAGTTCCAATATTATTGATGCATTGGAAGGTTTATCCCCTGGTTTAGTTCTGTCTACCAATCCTTCTGCTCCTACGAGTTCTAAAGAGTTGACCATCCGTGGAATCTCTACTTTGTCAGGTAGCGCTAGGCCATTGATTGTGGTTGATGGATTTCAGTACGAAGGAGATTTAAGTGGCATTAATCCTTATGAGGTGAAAAGCATTAATTTGCTGAAAGATGCTGCAGCGAGTTCAATTTATGGGGCAAAGGCAGCTAATGGAGTCATTGTCATCGAAACTAAAAAAGGGCGAAAATCTGGCACGCAAATTCGCTATACAAGTAATTTAACTTTTATGGAAAAAGTGGATATTGGCTATGTGATGAACCGTGTGAACTCAAGCGAATTGGTAGAGATTCAGTCTCAAATTGCTAAGCAAGAAGTGGCTAGTGGAAGCATTATTAATTATAGAAATGCTTTTGAAACAAATAAACCTAATGCCACATATCGTGTCGGGGCGAATAACAATGTATACCAACTCTATAGCGATTTGCACTATGGCTACATTACTGCTACAGAGTTTGATAGTAAATTACAAGCCTTAAAAAATTTAGATAATACCAAGGATTTGAAAGACGTTTATTTGCAAAATCCTTTGACTAATCAGCAGAATATTTCGGTTTTGGGAGGGAATGAATTCATCACATATCGAACTTCGCTCAACTATACTGATGAGTTTTTGAATATTAAGAATTACAAGAATAACCGAATTCTATTCGATTTTGTTTCAGATGTTAACTTTACTCAAAAGTTGAATTTTAATTTTCAAAGTAATTTAAGTTTAAATCGGTATTCATCAAATCCTTTGAATTTTGCAAATACGAATAGTTTTACTGATATTTTTAATATTAGTTCTTATGACAGGCTTTTAGACGAGCATAGAAATCCCCTATCTGTTACCAAACCAGCTTATAGGAATATTGATAATGGAATTTTTGGAGGAAAGGATGCTTATGAAATTCAACGACTGATAAATGCTGGGTTGCTAGATGAAACATATTATCCAGCACTGGATTTCAAACGCTATGCCTACCATAATGATGATTGGTCGGTAAGGGTTCAAGGTTTACTCAACTATGATTTGACTCGTGATGTAACTTTAAGATTGGGAGGGAAAATTCAAAAAAAGGCTTTAAAAACAGCGAATTTAGCTCATGCAGATTCTTGGTATATGAGGCATCTTATCAATAACTTTACGCCGTTGTCTTACACGGGGGACAAGGCAGATTTAATCATCCCTATCGGGGGGAGGTTGCAAGAAACGCGCGGAGAAGAAACCAGCTATTTGCTCAGAGGGCAATTGGATTTTGACAAAACTTGGGGGAATCACTATGTGAATATTTTGGTAGGAAGTGAAATTCAAACGAATCAAGCGGAATCAACTTCTACAGACCGATTGGGCTACGATGCTAATTCTAATTTATTTTTACCAGTTAATTATTACAATTTTTATAATAATCAGTTTGAGAAAATTTATATGCCAGGAGGCAATGCTTACCGTAACGGGCTAGTATTTGATAATTCGTTTGGAAGCAGTGAGAATAGGTTTTTCTCACTATACGCCAATGCACAGTATGTTTATGGAAATAAATATATTTTGACAGCAAGCACAAGAATAGATCAATCTAATTTATTTGGTACAGACCCAGCGTATCGCTATAAGCCATTTTGGTCTGTAGGAGCGAAGTGGCGAGCAGGGGAAGAGGCTTTTTTAAAAGAAAATGCGGTTAATTTAGATTTACGGGTTTCGTACGGATTTAATGGAAATATTGCTAATAATGTTGGCCCATTTGATATTGCGCATAAAGCCTATGTCCAAAGGGTAGGAAACTTAATGGGGCTGAGCCTTACTAGCCATAGTACGCCAAACCTTCGTTGGGAACAAACGGGGACTTTTAACTTTGGGCTTGATACTGATTTTTGGAAAAATAGATTGAACCTCTCTTTAGACTATTACCGCAAACACTCAAAAGATATTTTATCTAATGTACAAATTGACCCAACTTTAGGAACAGGAAACGCCATGAGAAATGATGCCAGTATCATCAATAACGGTTATGAAATTGGGCTTAGAACAAAGAATGTATTGACTAATAAATTTAGTTGGGAAACGCAACTGAACTTCAGGTATAATAAAGGAAAAGTAAAAGAAGTTTACTTTAACGAAGCTCACGCTTACAGATATGCAGGTAGCATTATGAACTTGAAAGGTGGAGCACCAAATGCATTGTATGTGACTAATTTTGCAGGTTTGAACTCAGAAGGGATAGCTCAACTAAGACAAGCTAGCGGGAAATTAGTAAACATAGATACAAATACTGATGTGAATGTCTTTAACATAGAAGATCTAGTAGAGGCAGGCTCTTCTTTGCCTATACATGTAGCTGGTTTGAATAATAATTTAAGATGGAATAACTTTGTACTTTCATTCTTATTTATTTATCAAGGAGGGCATAAATTGCTGAAAGACACGTATAATGGTGAAATTCTAAGTAGAAACGTCAGCCTCGTGCATGCAGATGTAGCAAAAGCATGGCAAAAGCCAGGAGATGAACTTGTGACAGACATTCCAGCGCGATCCTCTGTTGTTTACAGCAATTTGCTAGCAGGAAGCAGCAAAAACGTCATCGACGGTGATTTTATTCGCCTAAGAGATGTAGTGTTAAGCTACACCTTACCTCAAAATTATTCTAGCTCAATAGGATTACAAGAATTAACCTTAAATGTGAGGGGAAGCAACTTGTGGCTATGGGCAAAAAATAACGAAGGTATAGACCCAGAAACCCAAGGTCTAGGCGTAAGAACCTCCCCAGTTCAGAAATCATTTACTTTAGGTTTAAACTTAATATTTTAA
- a CDS encoding TreTu family toxin yields the protein MEEIRQVKKIKKGDAKRIFEKVSLLKSARLAWGKGENIITTIKRSRVGSWMSKAEYQKMVKTSQLQKRSGGITHILLEGKEHYRDIAGKMYVEFDIPKNTTITRGSGKGWGIFYEKGSPRWKLYNKKGLDVSQPKVSNIKIIDRNGL from the coding sequence ATTGAGGAAATTCGACAAGTTAAAAAAATAAAAAAAGGCGATGCTAAGAGGATATTTGAGAAGGTATCATTATTAAAATCAGCAAGGTTAGCTTGGGGAAAAGGAGAAAATATTATAACAACTATTAAGAGAAGTAGAGTTGGTTCTTGGATGAGTAAAGCAGAATATCAAAAAATGGTAAAAACTTCTCAACTACAGAAAAGAAGTGGAGGGATAACTCATATTCTTTTAGAAGGAAAAGAACATTATAGAGATATTGCTGGAAAAATGTATGTAGAGTTTGATATTCCTAAGAATACAACTATTACTCGAGGAAGTGGCAAAGGCTGGGGAATTTTTTATGAAAAAGGTTCTCCTCGTTGGAAGCTCTATAATAAAAAAGGGCTAGATGTATCACAACCAAAAGTATCAAATATTAAAATAATAGATAGAAATGGACTTTAA
- a CDS encoding GLPGLI family protein, which translates to MKHYIFFLLLFFCTEAFSQESFIIEYNISDEFSLMKSSKGKLYVSDSKSLFVNQTKIYDTNTLKLNEAGTEIIGDTIDKEYEVLKDFDTKYIYSESIIKYQRGITQKDFLNIFNWEYLNQEKKILGYQCKAAKTKYRGREYIAFYTDEIKIKDGPWKFNGLDGLILEVFEINGRISFNATNVNLLNEKIPIKPNLDTENSLYLSSIISKAKRKYFEKKRAVEKKFNGIATTDFSNYIEIYDLNNQENYLINYDVFAEIKYEKEEYKTLTSNFELISNYNESNYKYIDKIQNIQGVSEYGYISEVGVLYKNLVNQTFEQNKVLYDQKFIIADTIPNIDWEILPSFTEQILNFNTIKAVANYEGNYIEAWFAPDILIENGPGQYGGLPGLILKLTLQRTDSANTNTKEITYYVAKKANQIEPKSIVKPKGGKIVSAQEYDEIYEEIMKKIREMYGQGVEVSD; encoded by the coding sequence ATGAAACATTATATATTTTTTTTATTACTTTTTTTTTGTACAGAAGCATTTTCACAAGAAAGTTTTATAATTGAATATAACATTAGTGATGAATTTAGTCTAATGAAGAGCTCAAAGGGTAAATTGTATGTTTCAGATTCTAAATCTTTGTTTGTAAATCAGACTAAAATATACGATACCAATACTTTGAAATTAAATGAAGCTGGAACTGAAATCATTGGTGATACAATTGACAAAGAATATGAAGTTTTAAAGGATTTTGATACAAAATATATTTATTCTGAATCAATTATAAAATATCAAAGAGGTATAACTCAAAAAGATTTTCTTAATATATTTAATTGGGAATATTTAAATCAAGAAAAAAAAATTTTAGGATACCAATGTAAAGCTGCAAAAACTAAATACAGAGGGAGGGAGTACATAGCTTTTTATACAGATGAAATAAAAATTAAAGATGGGCCATGGAAATTTAATGGCTTAGATGGGCTTATACTAGAGGTATTTGAAATAAATGGTAGAATTTCATTTAATGCTACTAATGTAAATCTACTGAATGAAAAAATACCAATTAAACCAAATTTGGATACTGAAAATTCGCTTTATTTGAGTAGCATTATTTCAAAAGCAAAGAGAAAATACTTTGAAAAAAAACGAGCTGTAGAGAAAAAATTTAATGGCATTGCGACAACAGATTTTTCCAATTATATAGAAATTTATGATCTAAATAATCAAGAGAATTATTTGATAAATTATGATGTATTTGCAGAAATTAAATATGAAAAAGAAGAGTATAAAACTCTTACAAGCAATTTTGAATTGATCTCTAATTACAATGAATCCAATTATAAGTATATAGATAAAATTCAAAATATTCAGGGAGTTTCTGAATATGGTTACATCTCTGAGGTTGGCGTTTTATATAAGAATTTAGTTAATCAAACATTTGAGCAAAATAAGGTCTTATATGATCAAAAATTTATCATTGCTGATACTATCCCCAACATTGATTGGGAGATTTTGCCATCTTTTACTGAGCAGATATTAAATTTTAATACAATCAAAGCCGTTGCAAATTATGAGGGTAATTATATTGAAGCTTGGTTTGCGCCAGATATATTAATTGAAAACGGTCCTGGGCAGTATGGCGGGCTGCCTGGTTTAATACTTAAATTAACATTACAGCGAACGGATTCTGCCAATACTAATACTAAAGAGATAACATATTATGTAGCAAAAAAGGCTAATCAAATTGAACCGAAATCAATCGTTAAGCCAAAAGGAGGTAAAATCGTATCTGCTCAAGAGTATGATGAAATTTATGAAGAAATCATGAAAAAAATAAGGGAAATGTATGGGCAAGGTGTTGAGGTTTCTGATTAG
- a CDS encoding RteC domain-containing protein — protein sequence MDKLYNETYLKLETAIQELEIESDCPIKRIEAVIQLVIQSLSDLKKFVLKNDFKNTEEEIHFFKYQKPIIVSKLIYYNAVYKIETKK from the coding sequence ATGGACAAGTTATATAATGAAACATATCTTAAATTGGAAACTGCAATCCAGGAACTGGAGATTGAAAGTGACTGCCCTATAAAAAGAATTGAAGCGGTTATACAGCTTGTCATTCAAAGTCTTTCGGATTTAAAGAAGTTTGTATTGAAAAACGACTTTAAGAATACAGAAGAAGAAATCCATTTTTTCAAGTATCAGAAACCTATTATTGTTTCAAAGCTCATTTATTATAACGCCGTTTATAAAATCGAAACCAAAAAGTAG
- a CDS encoding efflux RND transporter periplasmic adaptor subunit codes for MQLKNIIPLAALLILSACNNNNKNDNKDAKPAMGMMNMMETIEISKSNPLVTLKLAGELKPYEQTELFAKVNSYVKQIRVDIGDKVIAGQTLVVLEAPEIVSQIANAKAKVQAQEAIYLSTKSTYDRMLKADETKGAVAKDAIDQIKARKLSDESQLAAARSAYNEIRNINDYLVIKAPFSGTITNRNIDLGAYVGPMSKTPLLVIENNQKLRLNLSVPEANTPYIKIGDTIRFYVRSQPQVKHIALVSRKSGSLDERLRSEKIEADFINKEKLLKPFMVAETSIPLQNSVATFFVPKMSVVESGMGTYVIRIEQGKTKNIPVSKGRMWEDKVEIFGELSEGDKILKMASEEIMEGTDVPPKNQTKK; via the coding sequence ATGCAATTAAAAAATATAATTCCGTTGGCAGCCTTACTTATTCTTTCGGCTTGCAATAACAACAATAAGAACGACAATAAAGACGCTAAACCAGCTATGGGAATGATGAATATGATGGAGACTATTGAGATTTCCAAATCAAATCCATTAGTTACTTTAAAATTAGCAGGCGAACTAAAACCGTATGAACAAACCGAATTATTTGCAAAAGTAAATAGCTATGTAAAACAAATTCGTGTAGATATTGGTGACAAAGTTATTGCTGGACAAACTTTGGTGGTGTTGGAAGCTCCGGAAATCGTATCGCAAATTGCAAATGCAAAAGCAAAAGTACAGGCGCAGGAAGCAATTTATCTGTCAACAAAATCAACGTATGACCGTATGTTAAAAGCTGATGAAACCAAGGGTGCAGTTGCAAAAGATGCGATCGATCAAATCAAGGCACGTAAATTATCCGACGAATCGCAATTGGCTGCCGCACGCTCTGCATACAATGAAATTCGCAATATCAATGATTATTTGGTAATTAAAGCCCCTTTTAGCGGAACGATCACCAATAGGAATATTGATCTTGGTGCTTATGTTGGACCAATGAGCAAAACGCCTCTTTTGGTTATCGAAAACAATCAAAAGTTAAGGTTAAACCTTTCTGTCCCCGAGGCTAATACTCCTTATATCAAAATAGGTGATACCATACGTTTCTATGTCCGTTCGCAGCCACAAGTGAAACATATAGCTCTGGTAAGTAGAAAATCGGGAAGTTTGGATGAAAGGCTTCGCTCCGAAAAAATAGAAGCAGATTTCATCAACAAAGAAAAGCTGCTGAAACCCTTTATGGTAGCCGAAACAAGTATCCCGTTACAAAATTCGGTAGCTACTTTTTTTGTCCCAAAGATGTCTGTTGTAGAAAGCGGAATGGGCACTTACGTCATTCGTATTGAACAAGGAAAAACTAAAAATATTCCGGTAAGTAAAGGCAGAATGTGGGAAGATAAAGTAGAAATATTCGGCGAATTAAGTGAAGGCGATAAAATCCTGAAAATGGCTTCAGAAGAAATTATGGAAGGAACAGATGTGCCTCCAAAAAATCAAACTAAAAAATAA